The following proteins are co-located in the Blastopirellula marina genome:
- a CDS encoding PTS sugar transporter subunit IIA: protein MPSQDFDLDELAAYLHLNPSQVEKLAGRDDIPGRKVAGKWKFSRAEIHHWLEHRIGVFDEQELVRVEGVLDRHGKHEEPVVIGDMLHENTIKIPLTSRSPRKVVTEICELGTAAGYLWDAPQMIEAVLTRENMHSTALDNGVALLHPRRPMPTILAEGFLAMGRTYQGIPFGGSRGILTDVFFLICSIDDPSHLRTLARLSRIINDNKLLSAIREADHGDDVLQLIRDREDEL, encoded by the coding sequence ATGCCTTCCCAAGATTTCGATCTCGATGAACTCGCCGCCTATCTTCATTTGAACCCGTCGCAGGTCGAGAAGCTCGCGGGGCGCGATGATATTCCCGGCCGCAAGGTCGCCGGCAAATGGAAGTTTTCTAGGGCCGAAATCCATCACTGGCTCGAACATCGCATCGGCGTGTTTGACGAACAAGAGCTTGTGCGGGTCGAAGGCGTGCTCGATCGGCACGGCAAGCATGAAGAGCCGGTTGTGATCGGTGACATGCTGCACGAGAACACCATCAAGATCCCGTTGACCAGCCGTTCACCGCGGAAGGTCGTGACCGAGATCTGCGAACTGGGGACTGCGGCGGGCTATCTGTGGGATGCACCGCAAATGATTGAAGCGGTCCTCACGCGCGAAAACATGCACTCTACAGCCCTCGACAACGGTGTGGCACTGCTTCACCCTCGTCGCCCCATGCCGACGATCCTGGCTGAAGGCTTTCTGGCAATGGGACGCACTTACCAAGGCATTCCCTTTGGCGGCAGCCGCGGGATTTTGACCGATGTCTTCTTCCTGATCTGCTCGATCGACGATCCATCCCACCTGCGCACCCTTGCTCGCCTGAGCCGTATTATCAACGACAACAAATTGCTCAGCGCGATCCGTGAAGCCGATCATGGTGACGACGTTCTTCAGTTGATTCGCGATCGTGAGGACGAATTGTAA
- a CDS encoding Mur ligase family protein — translation MSQSITSRVGVSLRNLLPEAKFIGARDILVQACCARPEHVLPGEVFVAICDDSEDGHDQVEDAIERGAAAVVSEKPLPVSVPVCVVSDSREAYGQLCHALADQPTNRIKVIGVTGTNGKTTTCLLIKAILEKAGAKVGSLTSLGFDNGYDEQSWSHPTPNPAIMADMLSRMQYNGCTHAVIEASSEGLVKQHLAGVQLDVAAFTNIRQNHIELHGSARNYYRAKKKLLKYLRETGVAIFNGDDSNCVRLLNKAEVPSLSIAMHGVGEITATVIERHKSEQTFLLTAGSQSVPVCTRMIGDHHVYNCLVAAAVCLVYGVDLKTVVRGLESVETLPGRMQRIECGQSFGVFVDQAHTHDGLAVALKTLRRVTPGRLICVLGANELSDRINRPLLGRVAERGSDVSLITLSSVYGRTNSEVVHDIVDGFGRPAKAHVIPNRKEAIRYAFSQAEIGDTVVITGQTTERLVSDSVEQTDPRDCDVARELLYEMVYEEDEMVAEAKVIAFPGSRV, via the coding sequence ATGTCGCAATCGATTACTTCCCGTGTGGGAGTCTCGCTCCGAAATCTACTGCCGGAAGCCAAGTTCATCGGCGCTCGCGACATTCTTGTTCAAGCTTGCTGTGCTCGACCGGAACATGTTCTCCCTGGCGAAGTCTTTGTCGCGATCTGTGATGATAGCGAAGATGGACACGACCAGGTCGAAGACGCCATCGAGCGTGGAGCCGCGGCGGTTGTTTCCGAGAAGCCACTCCCCGTTAGCGTGCCGGTGTGTGTGGTCTCGGACAGCCGCGAAGCTTATGGTCAATTGTGCCATGCGTTGGCCGATCAGCCGACCAATCGAATCAAAGTGATCGGGGTCACCGGCACCAACGGCAAGACGACGACCTGCTTGTTGATCAAAGCCATTCTGGAAAAAGCCGGAGCCAAGGTAGGCAGTTTGACGAGCCTCGGCTTCGATAACGGTTATGACGAACAATCGTGGAGCCACCCAACGCCCAACCCGGCGATCATGGCCGATATGCTCTCGCGGATGCAGTACAACGGTTGCACCCATGCCGTGATCGAAGCTTCCAGCGAAGGCTTGGTTAAGCAGCACTTGGCCGGCGTTCAGCTCGACGTCGCCGCGTTCACCAACATTCGTCAGAATCACATCGAACTACATGGCTCGGCCCGCAATTACTACCGCGCAAAGAAGAAGCTGCTGAAATACCTTCGCGAGACCGGTGTGGCGATCTTCAACGGCGACGACTCTAATTGTGTTCGTCTGCTCAACAAGGCCGAAGTCCCTTCCCTCTCGATCGCTATGCATGGGGTCGGCGAGATCACAGCGACGGTCATTGAGCGTCACAAGAGCGAACAAACCTTCCTGCTAACCGCCGGCAGCCAGTCGGTTCCGGTTTGCACCCGGATGATCGGCGATCACCACGTTTACAACTGCTTGGTCGCTGCGGCGGTCTGCCTGGTTTACGGGGTCGATCTGAAGACCGTCGTTCGTGGATTGGAGTCGGTCGAAACGCTTCCAGGCCGGATGCAGCGAATTGAATGTGGCCAATCGTTCGGTGTTTTCGTCGATCAGGCTCACACCCATGACGGTCTTGCCGTCGCGTTGAAGACCCTTCGCCGCGTTACTCCTGGCCGCTTGATCTGCGTGCTGGGAGCCAACGAACTAAGCGACCGGATCAATCGTCCACTGCTGGGCCGTGTTGCCGAACGAGGAAGCGACGTCTCGCTGATTACGCTGAGCAGCGTTTACGGAAGGACCAATAGCGAAGTCGTGCACGATATCGTCGACGGCTTTGGTCGACCTGCCAAGGCACACGTGATTCCGAACCGGAAAGAGGCGATTCGCTACGCGTTCAGCCAGGCCGAAATCGGCGACACGGTGGTCATCACCGGTCAAACGACCGAACGCCTGGTCAGCGACAGCGTCGAACAAACCGACCCGCGCGATTGCGACGTGGCCCGCGAGCTTCTCTACGAAATGGTTTATGAAGAAGACGAAATGGTAGCCGAAGCGAAGGTGATCGCGTTTCCGGGAAGTCGAGTTTAA
- a CDS encoding GNAT family N-acetyltransferase, translated as MIVVRTFSNSDPPKLVELWNHQPVARGLAQPMTVALLEAQVFAKPYFQPQNLLVAEEDGKIVGMAHLVPDGPLVASEARGETANVPIVIAANVDNAAEIEDVLFQAVESRVRDSEAKVLLLGGTSEPGPFYFGLAKVSCNRGALVSDPRMMNLAERNELSPSTAWRVYSRALRGFRPPVDRTQISARRSLNVLRDDDPPFGSYREACIFMHQHRTRYTLVQKQDGAELARLEVVELEAFSHLRGVRMSGIVDLEPLASCTQIHAQFFLAETLRQMGEGGTAVVETQVNSSNDMLTGVVEKLGFEAYDEVRMMAKLLD; from the coding sequence TTGATCGTCGTTCGTACATTCTCCAACAGCGATCCTCCCAAACTGGTGGAACTTTGGAATCACCAGCCTGTGGCTCGGGGACTTGCTCAGCCGATGACTGTCGCGTTGTTGGAAGCTCAGGTGTTCGCCAAGCCCTACTTCCAGCCGCAAAACCTGTTGGTAGCCGAGGAAGACGGGAAAATCGTGGGCATGGCGCACTTAGTGCCCGATGGACCGCTGGTTGCCTCGGAAGCACGTGGCGAAACGGCGAACGTGCCCATTGTTATCGCGGCCAATGTCGACAACGCGGCGGAAATTGAAGATGTTCTGTTCCAGGCGGTCGAATCACGGGTACGCGACTCGGAAGCAAAGGTGCTGCTGCTGGGTGGTACCTCGGAACCTGGACCGTTCTATTTCGGTTTGGCGAAAGTCAGCTGTAACCGCGGTGCGCTGGTTTCTGATCCGCGTATGATGAACCTCGCCGAGCGGAACGAACTGTCACCGTCGACCGCTTGGCGCGTCTACTCGCGCGCTCTGCGAGGCTTCCGTCCTCCGGTCGATCGAACGCAGATCTCGGCTCGCCGCTCGCTGAATGTGCTTCGAGACGATGATCCGCCGTTTGGATCATACCGCGAAGCATGTATCTTCATGCATCAACATCGTACCCGTTACACGTTGGTCCAAAAGCAAGATGGTGCCGAGCTGGCCCGCTTGGAAGTCGTCGAGCTGGAAGCATTCAGTCACCTGCGCGGTGTGCGGATGAGCGGGATTGTCGATCTCGAGCCGCTGGCGTCTTGTACCCAGATCCACGCTCAGTTCTTCCTGGCTGAAACGCTCCGACAAATGGGCGAAGGGGGAACGGCCGTCGTCGAAACGCAGGTCAACAGCAGCAACGATATGCTCACAGGCGTCGTTGAAAAGCTTGGCTTCGAAGCTTATGACGAAGTCCGTATGATGGCCAAATTGCTCGACTAA
- a CDS encoding nitrilase family protein translates to MIRSATVQFQHRPGDKRYNLSQVERFCQQAAEQSVQVICFPEMCLTGYWHVRNLDRDEVDTLAEPVPDGSSTKSLVELAAKFDLIVGAGLIERAGDGQIYNTYVVALPDGAVYHHRKLHCFISPHFSSGDSYTVFDSPLGCKLGVLICWDNNLVENARATALLGADILLAPHQTGGTASRSPYAMGRIDPQVWDQRAVNPDLLRTEVNGPKGREWLLRWLPARAHDNGMFLLFSNGIGRDDDEVRTGNAMILDCYGRILAEVAEPEDAMVVADLDLSMLDKCTGRRWIRGRRPELYGVLTKRSGHELDPREARFSEASTERAN, encoded by the coding sequence ATGATTCGTTCCGCGACGGTTCAGTTTCAACATCGTCCTGGCGACAAGCGTTATAACTTGTCCCAGGTCGAACGTTTCTGCCAGCAAGCTGCCGAGCAAAGCGTGCAGGTGATTTGCTTTCCTGAGATGTGCTTGACCGGCTATTGGCATGTGCGGAATCTCGATCGGGATGAAGTGGACACATTGGCAGAGCCCGTACCGGATGGATCGTCGACCAAGTCGCTTGTCGAGCTTGCCGCAAAGTTTGATTTGATTGTCGGGGCAGGGCTGATTGAAAGAGCCGGTGATGGGCAAATCTACAACACGTATGTTGTGGCTCTGCCGGACGGCGCAGTGTATCACCATCGCAAGCTCCACTGCTTCATCAGCCCGCACTTTAGCAGTGGCGATTCGTACACGGTTTTCGATTCGCCGCTCGGCTGCAAGTTAGGTGTCTTGATCTGTTGGGATAACAACCTGGTCGAGAACGCCCGAGCCACTGCGCTGCTGGGAGCCGACATCTTACTGGCTCCGCATCAAACGGGTGGAACCGCTTCGCGCAGTCCGTACGCGATGGGACGCATTGATCCGCAGGTCTGGGACCAGCGGGCCGTGAACCCTGATTTGTTGCGTACGGAAGTGAACGGCCCGAAGGGACGCGAATGGCTACTGCGCTGGCTACCGGCACGCGCACACGATAACGGAATGTTTTTGCTTTTCAGCAATGGAATCGGACGCGATGACGATGAAGTCCGGACGGGCAATGCCATGATTCTCGATTGCTATGGACGCATCCTCGCCGAGGTCGCTGAGCCAGAAGACGCGATGGTTGTGGCCGACTTGGACTTGAGTATGCTCGATAAATGCACTGGCCGGCGATGGATTCGGGGACGACGCCCTGAACTATACGGCGTGCTGACCAAGCGTAGCGGGCATGAACTCGATCCGCGGGAAGCTCGCTTTTCGGAAGCATCGACCGAGCGAGCTAATTAG
- the ispG gene encoding (E)-4-hydroxy-3-methylbut-2-enyl-diphosphate synthase has protein sequence MEIVRNPTRSVKIGSVTIGSGHEIAVQSMTATKTQDIDATVAQVTDLEKAGADVIRIAVDSKKDAEALAEIRKQTSGNLSVDLQENYRLAELVAPHVDKIRYNPGHLYHHEREKPWQEKVEYIIGVAKDNDCAVRIGVNCGSVDPAKLAQYDKEDSITPMLESAWEHCDLVDSLGFDRYCVSLKDSDPQKVIEVNRRFAEKRSDVPLHLGVTEAGMPPDGVIKTRIAFEQLIGNGIGDTLRVSLTVPNSRKGEEIEAGRKILADIKAGRLRTVLDYGLQTLNIISCPSCSRVENEAFVDLAAKVKELTEYAKDHKITIAVMGCRVNGPGETDDADLGLWCGPNFVNLKRGGEPLGAFDYDEVLVRLKDELDQLISAQTVG, from the coding sequence TTGGAAATCGTTCGCAATCCGACACGCAGCGTCAAAATCGGCAGCGTGACTATTGGTTCCGGCCACGAAATCGCCGTTCAAAGCATGACGGCCACCAAGACCCAGGACATCGACGCCACCGTCGCCCAGGTTACCGACTTGGAAAAAGCCGGCGCAGATGTCATTCGCATTGCGGTCGATAGCAAGAAAGATGCGGAGGCTTTGGCCGAAATCCGCAAGCAAACCAGCGGTAATCTCTCGGTCGACTTGCAGGAAAACTACCGCTTAGCTGAACTAGTCGCGCCGCACGTCGACAAGATTCGCTATAACCCGGGGCACCTTTATCACCACGAACGCGAGAAGCCGTGGCAAGAGAAGGTCGAATACATCATCGGCGTGGCCAAGGACAACGACTGCGCCGTGCGAATTGGTGTGAACTGTGGCAGTGTCGATCCCGCCAAGTTGGCCCAGTACGACAAAGAAGATTCGATCACGCCAATGCTGGAAAGTGCCTGGGAGCACTGCGACCTGGTCGATAGCCTCGGTTTCGATCGCTACTGTGTTTCGTTGAAGGACAGCGATCCGCAAAAGGTGATCGAAGTGAATCGTCGCTTTGCTGAGAAGCGGTCCGATGTTCCGCTGCACTTAGGGGTGACCGAAGCCGGCATGCCGCCCGATGGCGTGATCAAAACGCGAATCGCCTTTGAACAGCTGATCGGTAACGGCATTGGCGATACGCTGCGAGTCTCGCTCACGGTTCCTAACTCGCGTAAGGGGGAGGAAATCGAAGCCGGTCGCAAGATTTTGGCCGACATCAAAGCAGGCCGCCTGCGAACGGTTCTCGATTACGGTTTGCAAACGCTGAACATCATCAGCTGCCCGAGCTGCTCGCGCGTCGAGAACGAAGCGTTCGTTGACCTGGCCGCGAAAGTGAAAGAGCTGACGGAGTACGCCAAGGACCACAAGATTACAATCGCCGTCATGGGCTGCCGCGTGAACGGCCCCGGCGAGACCGACGACGCCGATCTCGGTTTGTGGTGTGGCCCGAACTTCGTGAACTTGAAACGAGGAGGCGAACCACTGGGCGCCTTCGACTACGACGAAGTGCTGGTTCGTCTCAAGGATGAACTCGACCAACTGATTTCCGCCCAAACCGTCGGCTGA
- a CDS encoding glycoside hydrolase family 88 protein, with amino-acid sequence MSDARIDSYTHALEFAEKQVAHIVQAHPDYFPIYTEGGKWRHDKELWTDWCAGFFAGMMWQFHLRTGDADWRAKAEHYSKLLEHRQHDRDVHDLGFIFLSTYLPWYQLTGDKHLNDVLIQAGRTLAMRFKEKGQYLRSFVSDDSLFIDIMMNVPIIFYAANETGDAELMRKAEAHCRTTRDKIVRENGSTAHEGMFDLETGEFLKQTTHQGLRGDSSWARGLSWSLYGYSKVFALTNNPEFLAVAERNADYWVANLPEDKVPFWDFDADLSQPAPWGAQKETSAGAIAASGLLDLSKQVSDPEKAKKYRETALATLDSLVTPEYLAINDEGWEGILKHGVYHTEKDLGVDESVMFGEYFFVEALTKVVREK; translated from the coding sequence ATGTCTGACGCACGCATCGACTCGTATACCCACGCCCTTGAGTTCGCCGAAAAGCAGGTCGCCCACATCGTGCAGGCGCATCCCGATTACTTCCCTATCTATACCGAGGGTGGTAAGTGGCGTCATGACAAAGAGTTATGGACCGACTGGTGCGCCGGCTTTTTCGCTGGAATGATGTGGCAGTTTCATCTGCGGACCGGTGACGCCGACTGGCGAGCCAAGGCGGAGCATTACTCGAAACTGCTCGAGCACCGCCAGCATGACCGCGACGTGCACGACTTGGGGTTCATCTTCTTAAGCACCTACTTGCCCTGGTACCAGTTGACGGGCGACAAGCACTTGAACGACGTGCTGATCCAGGCCGGACGGACGCTGGCCATGCGATTCAAGGAAAAGGGACAGTACCTACGCAGCTTTGTCTCGGATGACTCGCTGTTCATCGACATCATGATGAATGTTCCGATCATCTTTTATGCTGCCAACGAAACAGGCGACGCCGAGCTGATGCGAAAGGCGGAAGCGCACTGCCGGACAACGCGTGACAAGATTGTCCGCGAGAACGGTTCGACCGCTCACGAAGGGATGTTTGACTTGGAAACGGGCGAGTTTCTTAAGCAAACCACCCATCAGGGCCTGCGAGGCGATAGTAGCTGGGCCCGCGGGTTATCGTGGTCGCTCTATGGTTACAGCAAGGTATTCGCCCTGACCAATAACCCTGAGTTCCTAGCCGTTGCCGAGCGAAATGCCGACTACTGGGTCGCGAACTTGCCGGAAGACAAGGTGCCGTTCTGGGACTTCGACGCCGATTTAAGCCAACCAGCCCCGTGGGGAGCTCAAAAAGAAACCTCGGCGGGTGCGATCGCCGCCTCGGGCTTGCTCGACTTGTCGAAGCAGGTTTCCGATCCCGAAAAGGCCAAGAAGTACCGCGAAACGGCTCTGGCAACACTCGATTCCCTGGTTACCCCAGAATACCTGGCCATCAACGACGAAGGCTGGGAAGGCATCCTGAAACATGGGGTCTACCATACCGAAAAAGACCTGGGCGTCGACGAATCGGTGATGTTTGGCGAATACTTCTTTGTCGAAGCTTTGACGAAGGTCGTTCGGGAAAAATAG
- a CDS encoding tRNA (cytidine(34)-2'-O)-methyltransferase — translation MYDPVLHIVLLEPEIPPNTGNIGRTCVATGIKLWLVEPLGFQVDDTALKRAGMDYWQHLNWEVVPDWDTLTKSLKGNRWWYLTKTAKTTYTDIAFEKDDVLVFGRESAGLPRELVEANEKTAISVPMRTDVRSLNLASTASVVAYEAVRQLTVRGEYSLPIGESPIG, via the coding sequence ATGTATGACCCGGTCCTTCATATCGTCTTACTGGAACCGGAGATCCCGCCAAACACTGGCAACATCGGCCGAACCTGCGTCGCAACCGGAATCAAACTGTGGCTGGTCGAACCGCTCGGGTTTCAAGTCGACGATACCGCTTTGAAGCGGGCCGGGATGGACTATTGGCAGCATTTGAACTGGGAAGTTGTCCCCGATTGGGATACGCTCACTAAGTCACTTAAAGGGAATCGCTGGTGGTACTTAACGAAGACCGCCAAGACCACCTACACCGACATCGCGTTCGAGAAAGACGACGTCCTGGTTTTCGGTCGCGAGTCCGCTGGCCTGCCGCGCGAGCTGGTGGAAGCGAACGAAAAAACAGCCATCTCGGTACCCATGCGAACCGACGTCCGCAGCTTGAACCTGGCCTCAACCGCATCCGTGGTCGCCTACGAAGCGGTCCGCCAGTTGACCGTCCGCGGCGAATATTCTTTACCCATCGGCGAATCCCCAATCGGGTGA
- a CDS encoding lysophospholipid acyltransferase family protein — translation MRPKLVADYLVYLAVRLFICVVQAIPLSVCDQISKFLAWLANDVFKIRGKLLQSNLQHAFPELSAEERKKLARRSWHHLCLMICEIAHAPRKLHTTNWHKSIQMHQIEIQIKEALGRRPVVVLLGHFGNFELMGYCTGLLGFPTYTVARPLDNPFLHDYLEEFRSATGQIILPKQGSAPYIEEVLKQNGTLALLCDQNAGPKGCWVEFLNRPASYHKAISVFSMTSGAPVVFLYMRRIGGPMQFEMGVEGIYDPALCDEPKGVKEVTQWYNDMLERVVRRDPEQYWWVHNRWKDERPAKKKKQTETPPAKLASAA, via the coding sequence ATGAGGCCCAAGCTAGTTGCCGACTATTTAGTTTATCTGGCGGTCCGCCTGTTCATTTGCGTGGTCCAAGCGATTCCTCTGTCGGTATGCGATCAGATCTCGAAGTTCCTGGCCTGGCTGGCCAACGACGTCTTCAAAATACGTGGCAAGCTGCTTCAATCGAACCTGCAGCACGCCTTCCCCGAGCTTTCGGCCGAAGAACGTAAGAAGCTGGCCCGCCGCTCGTGGCACCACCTTTGCTTGATGATCTGCGAAATCGCCCATGCTCCGCGGAAGCTGCATACCACCAACTGGCACAAATCGATCCAGATGCATCAGATCGAAATTCAAATCAAGGAAGCCCTCGGTCGCCGGCCGGTCGTCGTGTTGCTGGGGCACTTTGGCAACTTCGAGCTGATGGGTTACTGCACCGGGCTGTTAGGCTTCCCAACCTACACGGTCGCTCGCCCGCTCGACAATCCGTTCCTGCACGATTACCTGGAAGAGTTCCGCAGCGCGACCGGCCAGATCATTCTGCCGAAGCAAGGCAGCGCCCCGTACATTGAAGAAGTGCTGAAACAAAACGGCACCCTGGCCCTGTTGTGCGACCAGAACGCCGGCCCAAAAGGTTGCTGGGTCGAATTCCTCAACCGCCCGGCTTCGTACCACAAGGCGATCAGTGTTTTCTCGATGACCAGCGGCGCCCCGGTCGTGTTCCTTTACATGCGACGCATTGGCGGCCCGATGCAATTTGAAATGGGAGTCGAAGGCATTTACGACCCAGCTCTCTGCGACGAGCCTAAGGGTGTAAAGGAAGTCACCCAGTGGTACAACGACATGCTCGAACGCGTCGTCCGCCGCGACCCGGAACAATATTGGTGGGTCCACAACCGCTGGAAAGACGAACGCCCCGCGAAAAAGAAAAAGCAAACCGAAACGCCCCCCGCCAAGCTGGCCAGCGCCGCATAA